ggttaagtgcacatagtactatgagcaaggacctgcatgaggatccaggttcgagcccccagctccccacctgtatggaggACATGGCCACTgaaaaacaggtctacaggtatctctctttctttctccctctctatcttccactcatctctcagtttctccctgtcctagccaataaaatagaaacagtggctgccagaagcagtggattcatagtgccagcactgatccccagaaataaccctttaggagaaaaaaaaagttttattcaaataattttttttcaaataatttttaaatctatttaaaacATTGCCCTAGACAGTAAGAGATAATGttctagagaggagggaaactcAGAAGCAAGACTGACTTTTGGCACAGCTTTCAGCATTGAGACATTTACTGATTAGTAATCAGTGGTCTAAAGGCCAAGATGCTGAGCAGCAGAGAAGTGAAGAGAAACACTGTGACTGAGGTGTTGTAGATAAGCAGTTTGAGGTAGTCTCATGGGTGTGGAGGAACACAAACTGGAGTTTAGGATTAACTCAGTAGGAGGAGTTCTTTTGGATACTCCCAGGTTTTCATTCGGGACCCCTGGAAACTAATATTCCAAGAATAAGAACATACTTAAATTAGACCAATCATTTTAATAAgcatcttatctttctttttaggcCCATCTTTTAAAACCAAAACCCAATCGGCTACATCATCTGTCTTTACTCTAATTGCTAGAAGTAAAGTAATGCATTTCTAGAGGAAGATAACAGCATCCTGTATATAGCATTAACTGTGTAATCCCATATTGCATTTCAGACCTTATTGCCGAGACAATTTTGCTCTTTGCAGAAGTACAATCAACCAATTTTTTTAGTAAGTTTATTGATAATAAgctctctgtttttatttctcttaaaaTTTTCTTAGGTGATTAAAACATAGGCAAAAGATATGAACAGGCATTTCAGCAAAGAGATAAACAGGTGGAAAATTGTTGGTCACCATTTCTTctttggctagttctgcttctgtttctatctgtgtcaTGCCAGGTTCCCCTACATTGcttagtgctgtggtctatttacataatcattgttttgtttgaaacCTGCACTGGCTTAATCACCACTGGTTGGCACTCTTtgtccactccaccccctctccttgtcacattctgttttccaccttttaatccccactggtttgcgggctttttccttctccccaccccctatcctacatacctcctcttctgacctgacacctctgcctcaggagatattaaggacaggattttctaatgaagagagattagactgattgcactgcattctctcTCACCAATAAAGATTggattgcattcccgctcagccatgagttcctggtcgtctctctcctgccctcaaagctagcccggcagaaaaTCAGTATATAAAAAGTTGTTCAACATCAAATGTCACTACGGATTATATACTAGAACAATGTGTACACCTTCTAAAATGGCCAAAATTCAAAACATGAACAACACCAAATGCTGGCAGAAATTAAgagttctcactatttgctgatCAGGACATAGCTCACTCAGTAAAGCAAACACTTCACATTGCATGAGGATgtgggtttgagcacctggctgccacataggagcaccatgcaaaagggaaaCTTCAAAAATGATGTAGTGATGCTATctatgatatctctctctttctctctctctctctctctctctctgtctccctccctcccttcatccctcctcctctctctctctctctccctccctccctcccttcatccctcctcctctttctctctctccctctctctgtggaagaaaagaaagaaaacaaagaaataaagagaatataAATCTAAAAAGGATAGGGAATTTTGTATGTTTTATTCACTGGCAAATCCTAGTCCCTAGAATAGTCCCAGCCCACATCAGAGATCAATAGATTTACTGAACTGAATTAAACCAATGTTCAATTTCTTTGCACATTGAGTCTCCTGCTTTCTGTCAATTCCTATAGCAGCAAGCAGGAAGATGTACTAATACTTCTTCGTCCTTCATCAGCTCAGCTCTTGGACATGTTCAAAGTACATGTTGGAGACTTAAGCAGAATCCTGATTATTATGCCTGTGTTTATGCGGGAAGGGAAAAAATGCATCTTCTTAAACACAAGCACTTATATTCTCCAACCTGACTGCTCTGAACCCTCTCCCATGCTCAGAGGGGTCATTAGCTTTACACAAGTAGTAGAACCTTTCAGATGGTATCCAAAGTAATGGCCTCGTCTCTTAGGACTTTCTGTGTAGACCTACATTTGCACCACAAATCACAGCATAGAACCTACTACTAGTAAACTATTGTTGAAAGGAGAAACCATTGATATATCTGAATAATGTTTCCGGTTCTCTCCTCCAGGTCTACctcattttaaaagtatattttaaagaatacatTTTATGAGTCATTGACAAATTTCAAGGGATACATTCATGAAGGAGAGaaatttccattttcttgatagtCAAAATCAGGCACATATGTGTTATTCTGCTGATGCTACTCTGCCCCTAGGAAAACAATATGGAAGGCCTCTCTACAATCCAGCCTTCTACTAAATTCTTCTTCTAGGCTTGGAAGGGATTTAAGTAGAGTTTCTTACACTGCTGCCCTCCCAGGAAGCCTTAAAACTTACTTTAACAATGCTGCCAGTCCATAGTAGCAGAAGGCCTATCCATTCATTCATGTATCTGTTACCTACCCCTCCATCTCCAACATCCTAAATTCTAGATATGTCATGGATGTCATGGGGAGGAAGCCGGCCATAGCCTCTGCCCATATCCCTGTCGCCACATCTGCACTAGGTCCTCTTGAATCACTTCCATTCATAGAAATCCATCAAATCTGCAACTTCCACCTCCAGGAAGATGGAGATGTTCTGCTCACACATGTGCAAACCCCTCCCTCCAAACTCACACGGACTATGCTTATGTTAAGAGTAAGACAAAGGTGGCAAGGTAGCTTAGTGAGTAGAGAACAAGTATTACCCACTGAAGCCCTAGGTTCCATCCAGTGCCACATTAAAGAGAGAAAGTGCGCCGCCCCGTCACGAATGTCAGGGAGCCTGAcatggtcatctcctctggacctgcattcagacttcaaaaaaGCTGGGCAGAAAAGATGAGAGTGagacgacgcattctccccccgttattgttacaaataattatactgtcacaattgattaataacactttggcagtgcctggttaGAATAGAGAATCAAaaacaccccctctcccttacacaggggcatatttgaaagttacattataaaGTGGAAAAGGTTGGTCAACATAgatggacaaaagaagtcatgttatgacctgcccctcaaaataaaatacagagattgaggcctcccaggtacaagttgacgtattgaaacaaagacaGATTAATAGTTAatctgtaccagacctagatgaacagtggtccacgactagacaaagatctgtatgccccccataaaagattaatgatagaaatagccttccgcaaaagtcaaaaacaattctgggtatgacctcccctgagaacagggtgatactaagcattgtaccattctttacagaaatagaagagtaacatgtagcctgccaaagccacaagactaagctggttgtttaggcaacctgaatgtaacctgaaaaaagtataaaagctaatgcagtttcactattaaaatgagtccagattcaccctccaatagaatgtggtgtctatctgttctccctcacgccgactcctgacccaccggggaggttgccttcaagacccctgaccctcctgctgctcatccactgtggtggtccgtggcaagaaagagagaagcaacaAATTTCACtggagttatttttattttattggaatatatgaaataaatattaatacatCAAATCCGAATCATTTCATAAATAATATTaagttaaaaacattttatagagttccattaaataaataatatagttatacatatatatagcctGAATATGAAAATACTATAGTGATTATGATATCTGAAATACAACTCAAATATTCTATGTTTTCTGTCTACTTGTGGTTATAAAATAGCAGTATGTTAGAAATATTTACTTCACCACTGAAGTTTAATTATTCTGAACATGCATGAAGATTCTATCCTTGGCTCGCCCTCATTCTCATTACAATAAATTGTCTTTCTCCTCCAAAATCTTGTGCTGCAGTAGGCAGTCTCAACTTTCCATTGTCCACTCGGTGTTTATTACACCAAGAAACTCTTGCAGGTAGTCTAGGAATTGGTttactctccatctttctcctccacactttttctgtgaaaaaaataaacaataaatattgtGTAAAACTGTCAATTCCTGTAAAAATAGAGATCACTAGAAAAACATACATAGGTTTCTACTAAATGTTACTTACTTTTTCGTCATCTATGTATCCTTTTATTAAAGACAAGTTTTGGAATAGTTTTTCCACTGAATCTCCTGGTGCAGTTTGATTTTTCAATGTGTCTATACCTTGAAAGACTTCTTCAATGCAAAGCTGATGCTAAATGAGGAAGGTTTAAGAAAATAAGTAACTAAGTTATAAAAGTTTGATCCAAAAAATCCAACATTGTTTCATGGTGTTTGCATGAGTTCCTTCTCCTAAgaacttttttatctttaaaaatatatagtatatcATATCatgcttatatatattttttaaaagatgaagatTATTTAGTTACTGATGAGTTTTACAAATGATATCAATTAATTATTAGCCCAAAACAAAATGTTTAGGAAGCAGAATACGACTACACTACTGAATGACTTAAtacaagtgttttatttttaataaaaattatagtTCACTCTATTTAGACTAACAAAATGACATATTTAAATTTAAGATCACTATGATATGTTCCAGTTGTATATAATTCAATTACATAGACATAATCATGTAAATATGTGGAAATGACTATTAGTATCGGCTACTCTTGTATATTTCAATGTCTAGTGACCATGATTCTATAAATATAACCCTAAATTGCTAATAGTTTCAGAAGGACATTAAAATGAGAGAGACTATAGACAGAGTTGAATAGAGACTAAATTTCTTCTTAAAAGAATGTCTGACTTGAGGCTCTTAGAGTTGGAGAACTGATAGTACCAAGAAAGAATCTGCTTCACTTGTTTAATGGATTCTACTTGTTAAAAGTCACTTCTAGCATCCATAAATACATAACTCATatctataaatataaaaacagaatagaaaaaagtaaagtttaaatgaccaatgttttattatttaaagtGCAAAATTTatatttgcagtttttttttcttgagtcaAAATTTAACTTACATTCTTATGTTCAGGAGTAGGAATCCTCAGGGtctaagtaaagaaagaaaataagcaacAGCATTCACTTAAAAGCACCATAACATTCGTAACTTTTACTGTGACACTTGCTAGTGATATGGCTATCATTCACATAATGCTAATGCTTTCATAATTTCATTACTAATAGTACATTTTTAAGAATAACTACACAAATGACTTTCTATGCATATCTTAAAAACtgcagaaatcaaaaaggaaattacCCCATCGCCTATGAGCAGAGTGCGATGTGTGGAGAGCAGTGTCAAGGTCTCTGCCACCAGTTTATTCATAGGACTTTCTATGGCAATGACACAGACGTAGGCCACTTCAAGAGTGAGCAAACTCAACTGCAGAAGCTTTCTCATGGCTCCAGAATCTTCAGCGTTTGTCTTGGGCAAAGAAAGTGCATTGTACAAAACTGCATCCTCAACCAATTTATTCTCTCTTTGAGGAAATGAATAATTTCTAACAATCAGATAGAGAATGCACAATAATGGCATGTCATGAAACTAACTGTTTCCAATGTCTTATAtcttaagaaatgattttttattttatctttaataataataaaaatccctGCTTCTCCCCCTTTGAAAACTTTGACTACTATAAAAGAAAATCTTCAGGCTGACATAGCATTGCCCCACATTTGCATTTCTTAAAATCAGAAGATCAAATTTCCTCTTAAAACATGTGTGAAATGGAAAAGTATAATGTAAACCACTGAGAAAAACCATCTGCTAAAGTATACAAATACTGGGAATGTTTTTCAGGTTAACTGAATTCTATTATAATTCTATCTAGTTTAGTTTGTCCCAAAAGGAATTGAAAATACTAGTGCcccctgtgtcaacaactgcccttcaaaccattaattccctaataaaatggTTTGAAAAAGAAATACTGGTGGGAAGATGGTGATTAGAGTTGAGACCATCCGTACTAAGAATGTGAATTAGGATCCTTTCTGCTGCCATGATGATAACCCTAATTTGAACTGGCTGATGCCAGACAAGGAATTTATTAGCTCATCTAACCATACAAGCCAGGGAGAAACTCATTCGTATCTCACTTACCTCAGTGACTCTTCGTTGTCTACCTTCTCAGGCAGCTTTCCCATGATGGTCCCAAGATGATGTGAAAATTCCTGGATATATATGTATTCTATATATGAATAATAAGAAAAAGGCATATTGTGCTTATCTGATTGTTTAATTAAAAGTTCTAAAATTCAGCCTCCTTGTGACAAGGGATCACACATTTACTCTTGAATTATACCAGGAGTTTGGGATCTACTGATTGACTAAATCTGGAATTCTTGGTAGGCTTCATCTGATCCAAATGGCAGGGCTGAAGAATTAGGGGTATTAGAgagtagtggggggggggcacttagAGCCAAGAAAACAACCAATAAACAGTCATCACATGAACAGAATATACAGACATTGCCTCTCCTCTACCTATCATGGGATTGGGAGCATTCTTTTGTACCATAAATGGACCATATGTGAATATATGCGATTAGAAgagtctaatttatttatttgccatcagggttatggctggggctctgtgcttgtatAGATCTACTGCTCCTActagtcatttttcccattttctcttttttaaattttgtattatctttacttatttactggatagagtcagaaatctagagggaaagggagatagagaggaagagacttctgcaacagtgcttcagcACTCcaaggttttccccctgcaggtgtggggtgggggctcaaatcagggtcggtgtgcactataacatgtgagctcaaccaggtgcgccatcactgagcaccatttttttttctgtttttgtgtttaattaattaattatttattttattttattttttatttaagaaaggattaattaacaaaaccatagggtaggaggggtacaactccacacaattcccaccacccaatctccatatcccaccccctcccccgatagctttcccattctctatccctctgggagcatggacccagggtcattgtgggttgcagaaggtagaaggtctggcttctgtaattgcttccctgctgaacatgggtgttgactggtcggtccatactcccagtctgcctctctctttccctagtagggtgggtctctggggaagctgagctccaggacacattggtggggtcttcaatccagggaagtctggccggcatcctgatgacacctggaacctggtgactgaaaagagagttaacatacaaagccaaacaaattgttgagcaatcatggacccaaagcttggaaaagtggagaggaagtattagggataattaatttattttttaccagagcactgctcagctctggcttatggtgacatgggggcttgaacctgggactttggagcctcggcaggaaagtctctttgcataatcattatactgtctcccccaccccctttttctctcgagagagagtgagagagagatagagagagggggcagggaaagaagagatactgcagcactacttccccaCTCATGtagtttcacccctgcaggtactcccatgtggtagcccAGAACTTGAATgtggattcttgcacatggtggtgTGTGCACTCTCACTCAGCTCAGAACTTTGATTCCCAAGTGGAAGCAAATGGGGTTCTTTTCTTGGATAAACACATACCTCCTTCCTTGGCTTAAGCACACAAAATG
The DNA window shown above is from Erinaceus europaeus chromosome 2, mEriEur2.1, whole genome shotgun sequence and carries:
- the IL5 gene encoding interleukin-5, whose protein sequence is MRKLLQLSLLTLEVAYVCVIAIESPMNKLVAETLTLLSTHRTLLIGDGTLRIPTPEHKNHQLCIEEVFQGIDTLKNQTAPGDSVEKLFQNLSLIKGYIDDEKKKCGGERWRVNQFLDYLQEFLGVINTEWTMES